Sequence from the Colletotrichum higginsianum IMI 349063 chromosome 6, whole genome shotgun sequence genome:
ATCCCATAGCTACGACGATGATGCCCCAGCGAAgcctgctgccgcccagcAACCCACGCCTGCGCCTGCACCCGCACCTGCCTCTGTCCCCCAACAGAGCATCGAGACACATGCCGAGCCGCCTGCCCAATCCGGACTGGACtacggcggtggcggcggcggcggcggcgacgaccagATGAAGTACGaagaggatgacgatgacgacgatgtaGACTTCAACCTCGGAGGTGAcagcggtggcggtggtggaggaggcggcggcggtggcggtggtggaaaTAGCTACGCTCCTCCCTCGAACGGCGTCGGCAACGTAAAGCACGATGAACCTACGTACTCGACGAGCACGGCAAAGAACCCTAGTGCCAAGGAAGACGGGTAAGTGGATGTTCTGTCGAAGCATGATGTTCGCGTTTGCTACACCCCTAAAATTACATGCGCCCAAAGTTGGGCTTCATGACTTGAGTCGATTAACCCGCAGCTCCTCTACTGCGGTCTGAGGGAACTCGGGCGGTCAGTGGCTCCATAGAATCTCAAAGCAGGCCCGCTTGGTCTCAGGGACTTGGAAGGACAAGAGAAGGCAAACACCAGAAGATGTCTCCGACAACCATCATTGGAACATTCTTCAAGGCCATTCAGCAGGCCTAGGAAGCATGAACCAGAAGTCAAGAGAAGTCTGAAGCAAAGAAAAAGCAGAAAGAGAAGCCAGAATGAGGTCGAAAAAAAAAGTTCAGCTGGAAAAGCAGCCTGAGATCACCGAGATATGCCGACGATAGTCAGTcatcagtcagtcagtcagtcataTCAGGAGCACCCTGTGCGCCTTCTATAGCCCAGCCTCACAAGAACCATCTGCGTTCTTCGGCTGCTGTAGCGAGATTAGCAGCGGATAGCGCTCGAAGCTAGAGCTAGCAGAGACTTGACGATAGCTTAAGACACCAAACATTCGACAATGATCAGGCTATCCGCTCCGCAATTCTCCCCAGACGTGAGAGAGTTTTCGTGGCTGGCTGGCGCTGTTCGTCATCAACAATCCTGTGGCTTCTGCCAGAAGCCGACATACTCGAATCTCGCGCTGGGGGTTGATGTCGAAGGGTCCAACCAGCATGCGCCACATTTATGGTCGATCGAACACATTACTGCCTGAATCCACCATCAACGCCAATGTGGCCGACAAGCTCCTGGGCGAGGCATGACATGACGGATCCGACCGAGCTATCAACGTCAAAACAAGCAATCTCTCGAACCAGCCCCAGCACATCAGCCTGCGAGACCAAGAGGAGGGAACCCAAACATGATACCGAGATGCCGCTCGTTGTCTGCCACTCGCTCGCTAGAGAAACCGCAACCCAAGCCAAGTCTTCACCGGGGCGTGCTGCGCTGGCATTGTCCGCCGCAGAACTCGAGTTCTCGCAAGATCTTTGTCGCCATTTCCAAACGCTGTCCTCAGTTTTCCGCAACACGAGCACCCACTAGACGCATGAATTTTTTACTTTATTTTTGAGGTTGATATGGAGTTGTTTGCTGATTGTTTGCTCACAGGAAAATGTTCATTGGCGGACTCAACTGGGAGACAACGGATCGTAAGTAATGATAATTTGTCGCGTTGTGCTCTTTGCTAACAACCGAGCAGAATCCCTTCGAGACTACTTCTCCCAATTTGGAGAGGTCGTCGAATGCACTGTTATGAGAGATAGCAGCACCGGTCGGTCAAGAGGCTTCGGCTTCTTGACATTCAGAGACCCCAAGACGGTCAATATTGTTATGGTCAAAGAACACTTTTTGGATGGCAAGATTGTATGTTTATCCAGGCCGCCCCGGGAACTGCTTGATGTTAACGGATTCTAGATCGACCCAAAGCGTGCGATTCCCCGCGATGAACAGGAGAAGACCAGCAAGATCTTTGTCGGCGGTGTCAGCCAGGAGACAACGGACCAAGAATTCAAGGATTACTTTGCCCAGTTTGGACGAGTTGTTGACGCCACCTTGATGATGGACAAGGACACGGGTCGCCCTCGTGGTTTCGGCTTCGTCACATTCGAAAGCGAAGCCGGTGTCGAGGCATGCCTGAGCACCAGCCTGGAGATTCACGGCAAGCCAATCGAGGTCAAGAAGGCCCAACCACGAGGCAATCtcagggaagaagaagaggctgcTCGACGCGGCGGGAAGTTCAGGAAGGGCGACGACAATGCTCAGAGTGGGCAGAGCGGTATGGGCGGCAATCAGATGGGTGCTACCGGCGGCATGACGCCACAGGTCATGGCCCAGTACTTCCAGCGAATGCAGCAGTACTTCGCCAtgatgcagcagcagatggCCATGAGCCGTGGTATGGGCCCGATGAACCCGGCGATGATGCAGCAGATGATGCAGATGCAACAAATGCAGCAGATGCAAAGCCAGATGATGGGCCGCGGCGGGGGAGGCGGCAACGGGCAGCAGGGAATGATGGGCCAGATGACGCCTCAGATGATGCAGCAGATGCAacagatgcagcagcagatgcagcagcagatggGACAGCAGGGCGGGCCGCCATCCGGGCCCAGCGGTAGCTTCAgtccgcagcagcagatgTTCGACCCGTCCCAGGGGGGCCAGccacagcagcaacagcagcagcagcagccacagCAACAAGTCGCCCAGGGcccgcgacgaggaggtggtggcggtggaggtgCGCCTCGCGACCAGTACAACCAAGCCGGCGCTTATGCCatgggcggtggtggcggcgcccCGACATCTTGGGAAGGCATGTACGACGACGTGCCTCAGCCCAACCTGAACcagggcggccgaggaggttACCGAGGTGGACACCGCGGCGGCTCCCATAGCGGCGGTTCCCACCAAGGATCGCCGGATCCCGCGCACGCCCCGCCTGCCAACGCTCCCACGGGGCCCAAGAACGCGGGCCGACCCGGTGCCAACTACCGCGGCGGTGGCCGCAGCGGGAACCGCGGTTTCCATCCTTACTCGCGATAGGCTACGGCGGTCATACTGGCTACGGCCCTGGACTAGGTTTAGGATGATGGAGGCTACCCCGTCGCCTGAGAGGTCGCTGTGTCATGGCTTCACTGTCTGGGTTTACAGGGCGTGAGGAGACATCGAAAATAAACAAGATTGGGCGGCGGGAAAGAAGCCGCAGTAGTCACGGTGATGGATACTTGTGTTTCTTCGAGATGAGGAACGGGACGGGTTCGTTTGGGGATTCGGTTTGGGTCGGCTGGCTTTGCTTATTTGCTCCCAcggttttttttctttccctttcttAGTAGTTTTCCCTCAACACATCGTCCGGTGGGGAGTCTGTACTATACTCTAAAACTGAAGGGATGAAAACAAGCTATTTACCAGCGACTTGAATTCATGAGAGCCGATGAAGTGGTTGGTGATTGTgcgtgtgagtgtgtgtgagtgtgtgtgtgtgtgtgtgtgtgtgtgtgtgtgtgcgatGTCTTGACTAAATGACAGGTGATGGCCACCCTTCACGGCtgatcgccgccgcctggtgTCTGTCTGCCTAGATCGTGACTGCGACTTCGCTACGGCTTCTATCACGAACGCGACTAGCACACAGAGAACGGGTGCCTTGGTTTCCCTTTTCAACCAGACACGTTGCTGTGTGGCTTGATGAGACAAGGTgttcccctcctctctccccccccgtGGCGCTATACCTGCAATACCTCACGTGGCACTATCAAACACCCTGAAAAAAGGGAGGGCTGcgagggttttttttttttcagCTCCTCGCGAGTCGTGAAGGATGGTCAGAGGCGGCGCAATTTCACGCCGAGACTGAGCCCGCCTCTGGTGCGGCTGAGAAGGGCGAGTTGGGGTGAGTTGGGTAGGTAGATATGGtcacaaacacacacaccccaTCTGAGTCCCAGACCGCTCCGATCCGAGGTCTCTCGGCCCTCTTACTTCGCCCCCCTTAACTTCGTTTTTCATTTTGTTTTGGTTTTTTTGCGAATCTCTGAACGTCGGGGTTTCGAAGGCTTGACGAGGTCTATCATGGATCCGAAACAGAACTACGTGCCGTActtcccgccgccgccggggcaGGCCGggcttccgccgccgctcccgccgCGCGTGCCGGGTTCGGTCACTGCTGTTCCGTCTCCCTATGACACTGGCGGACAACATCCACCTTCTCAGTATCCTCTATCTCAATCTCTTCCGTCTCAGTATCCTCCTTCTCAGTATCCTCCTTCTCaatatcctcctcctcagtCTCCCACTTCTCAGTATCCCACTTCTCAGTATCCCTCTTCTCAGTACCCTCCTTCTCAGCTTCAGCATCAGCAGAATCCTTCTCAATCTCTTCCTTCTCAGTATCCCGCTTCTCAGTACATTGCTTCTCAACCTCCTCCATCTCAGTATCCCGCTTCTCAGCCTCCCCCAACTCAGTATCCCGCTTCTCAACCTATTTCGCCTCAGTATCCTCCTGCtcagcatcagcaccatCCTTATCAGCACCCTCCTTCTCAATACCCCGCCGCTCAGTATCCCGCGTCTCAATCTATTCCTTCTCTGCACCCTTCACAGCATCTACCGTCTCAATCTCCCGAATATCAGCATAATGGCCCCGTTATGTCCGTGCCAGGAGTTCTCCAGCAGCCTCAAACTGCGACACCTCACCAAAGTCCCCATCCCGGATATACGCACCAGCCGGTATCTCCGTTGAATGACGCATATTCAAATACGCCTTCCCCTACTGCCAGCCAACAGTACCCAACTGCAACTCCGAGCCCCTCGGCGTATCCGCAACAGAGCTCAACTACCGGACAAACCCCCAACTGGTCCAGCACGCTACAGCAAACATCGTCCCTCTTCTCGACAAATACTCAAAAGGTTTTCGGCTCTTACCAGGACATCAAGAGCAAAGCTCGAGCAAAGTTTACCCAGTACCTTGCGCAACCGCCGTCCCAGCCACGACCTGCTCACAACCAAGCCCAATCTGCTCACAACCAAAGTCCCGGTTACTCTTCTGCGCCCCTTGTTTCGCCTGTCAGTAGTGTCACGGATTCCTATCTTCACGGTCATGCTACAAGCCAGTACCAATATGGTAGTCCGGCGCCAACCCCAACAGCAACCGCACCGGCACCAGTTGGTCAATATGCCCACCATTATGCCACTCCGGCCTATGGACAAAATCCCACAAGCCACACAATACCGAGCCCTGGGCCGGGGATGGAACATGTACAGCAAGTGGTTCAGCAGCCGGCTTACAGCCCCCAGGTCACCATGCCACCAAGTGCTTCGTTGAACTACTATCCTGCCATGCCTCCAGTAAACACCCCCCCGGTTCAATATGACCAGAGTCCCATTCCCACTGTTGTGCAACAAGGAGCACCAGCTGTCTTTCCAGCATCGCCTGCAATACCGATCATGACACATCCATCACATACTCAGGAACCAACAAGTTACCCACCAGAAACGGCGCAAACCCTGCCGGAAGCTTCTGCTACCTCTGTCAATCCTTTGTCAAATACACAAACTCCGTCATCAGTTACAGGCCATGAACCGAGCCATTGCCAAGCGCCTCCTCAAACTCTTGCGAAGACCACCGCCGACGAACCGGCCAGGACAGTGCCCGGAGACCCCAATTCCCCTGCATCAGAACA
This genomic interval carries:
- a CDS encoding Nuclear polyadenylated RNA-binding protein; translated protein: MFIGGLNWETTDQSLRDYFSQFGEVVECTVMRDSSTGRSRGFGFLTFRDPKTVNIVMVKEHFLDGKIIDPKRAIPRDEQEKTSKIFVGGVSQETTDQEFKDYFAQFGRVVDATLMMDKDTGRPRGFGFVTFESEAGVEACLSTSLEIHGKPIEVKKAQPRGNLREEEEAARRGGKFRKGDDNAQSGQSGMGGNQMGATGGMTPQVMAQYFQRMQQYFAMMQQQMAMSRGMGPMNPAMMQQMMQMQQMQQMQSQMMGRGGGGGNGQQGMMGQMTPQMMQQMQQMQQQMQQQMGQQGGPPSGPSGSFSPQQQMFDPSQGGQPQQQQQQQQPQQQVAQGPRRGGGGGGGAPRDQYNQAGAYAMGGGGGAPTSWEGMYDDVPQPNLNQGGRGGYRGGHRGGSHSGGSHQGSPDPAHAPPANAPTGPKNAGRPGANYRGGGRSGNRGFHPYSR
- a CDS encoding RNA recognition domain-containing protein, which gives rise to MTEPENFEEDLFADLYDDDAPAKPAAAQQPTPAPAPAPASVPQQSIETHAEPPAQSGLDYGGGGGGGGDDQMKYEEDDDDDDVDFNLGGDSGGGGGGGGGGGGGGNSYAPPSNGVGNVKHDEPTYSTSTAKNPSAKEDG